Proteins encoded in a region of the Candidatus Methylomirabilota bacterium genome:
- a CDS encoding NYN domain-containing protein, producing the protein MSDDRKLAMFMDFENIVRGVKEAQYKQFEIKLVLERLVEKGKIMVKRAYADWNRYAEYKRPFHEHAIELIDVPQSRYSGKNSADIRMVVDAMDLAYAKQHVDSFALVSGDSDFSPLVSKLRENDRYVIGLGVKSSSSELLVGNCDEFIFYEDLIRESKKPTTLRGMPEKKMEAMAQLIEAIQALQRENKDTLWGSMVKQTMQRKNPAFNESYYGYSTFSKLLEEAAKQKIVTLEKDAKSGTYIITSVEEGRAA; encoded by the coding sequence AAGGAAGCGCAGTACAAGCAGTTCGAGATCAAGCTGGTCCTGGAAAGGCTCGTCGAGAAGGGCAAGATCATGGTCAAGCGGGCGTACGCGGACTGGAACCGCTACGCCGAGTACAAGCGCCCCTTCCACGAGCACGCCATCGAGCTGATCGACGTCCCCCAGAGCCGCTACAGCGGCAAGAACTCGGCGGACATCCGCATGGTCGTGGACGCCATGGACCTGGCGTACGCCAAGCAGCACGTGGACAGCTTCGCGCTGGTCTCGGGCGACTCGGACTTCTCGCCGCTGGTCTCCAAGCTGCGGGAGAACGACCGCTACGTGATCGGGCTCGGGGTCAAGTCGTCCTCGTCGGAGCTGCTCGTCGGCAACTGCGACGAGTTCATCTTCTACGAGGACCTGATCCGCGAGTCCAAGAAGCCCACGACGCTCCGCGGGATGCCGGAGAAGAAGATGGAGGCGATGGCGCAGCTGATCGAGGCCATCCAGGCTCTCCAGCGCGAGAACAAGGACACGCTCTGGGGTTCCATGGTCAAGCAGACCATGCAGCGGAAGAACCCGGCCTTCAACGAGTCCTACTACGGCTACTCGACCTTCTCGAAGCTGCTGGAAGAGGCGGCGAAGCAGAAGATCGTGACGCTGGAGAAGGACGCGAAGAGCGGGACCTACATCATCACCTCGGTCGAGGAAGGCAGAGCCGCGTAG